A window of Candidatus Protochlamydia phocaeensis genomic DNA:
GATTTGAAGGATTGAGTGATGATCAATGGCAAGTCTTAGAAATATTTTTTGCCTAAAGAACCTAAAAAGAGAGCGAAAGGTAAGCCTCATACTCCTTGGAGAGAGGTATGCAATAGCCTCCTATGGATTTTGATTAATGGAGCTAGATGGTGTGATTTGCCAAAAGGAGATCATTGGGCTTCAAAATCGGCAAGTCATAGATGGTTAGGAATTTGGCAAACAAATGGGACATTAGAAAAGATCTTGATGGCAATTAGAGAGCAAGCAGAGCTTCAAGGTCTGCTCAATTTCGAAAGGCTGGCTGCCGATGGTTTTTTTTTCAGCAGGCAAAGGAGGAGGTCAGCTAATTGATTATGGTTATAGATGGCAATGGCTATCCTATTAACTTTGAAGTGACTTCGGCTAAAGGAGATGAAAGGCAACAGGTAGAAAATCTCTTAGATGGGATTGAAGAATTTACCAATCAAAGATATTTGCTAAACGGATTGATCCCTATTTTTGAGGCAGATAAAGGATATGATGCAGAAGAGCTTAGAGACAAATTACTTAAGAGGAAGATTTTTCCTTTTATTCCTTATAGAAGAATAGGCGCAGCAAAAAAAGCTAAGAAAATCGTTTGTAATTTAGCCAAATTCAGATGGAAAGTTGAACGGGCTATTTCTTGGCTGCAAAGAAAATTTAGGCGACTTGTTGTCCGCTGGGAGAGACGTCTTTGTTATTGGAAAGGATTCTTAACTTTTAGCCTGATCTTCTTTTGGATAAATAAGCTTAAAATATTATCGGGATAGGTTCATATGTCAGAAGAAAACAACTTAATAGTATATTTACAATCTTTGAATCGAAGTTTTTAAATATTAATTTTACTAATATTTCTTGGAGGATTAATGAATAAAAAACGCATACCACCACCTATTAGTTTTGCTGATTCTGAATATCAATCTTTTCATATGGAAAGAGATGCTACTTTGACGATCTACATGAAGTCTTGGCAAGAAGAACCGTTTAAAGTTGTCTTTAAACATGCCATACAGTTTTTATATAGGCTAGGTGATGTTCCAAAGGGATTATATGAATTAAATTCCTCTTTATTCTTAGAAGAAGCCTTATCAATCGAATATATTAAAGTTCCCTTAGATCATCCTTACAAGCATTTTCAAATAGAAGATATACAAGATTTTCCATTTATTCAAGTTATCGCAGAAGCTGTCACTATAGAAGTACCATGAAGTAAATCTATTGTAGAGCGCTGGCAAACAACCGATCCCATCGGCTTCGAAGATGGCCTGAACCTCTATCACTACGTCCATAACAATCCATTCCGCTATCAAGATCCGGATGGACAATATGCATTTCTCATTCCTCTTACTTGGCAATTTGGGGTGGCGGTAACATTTATCGCTCCTACGCTATATTATGTAGGTGGCGGTGCTCTGGCTTTTGGCCTTGGATGGCTTGTTTATGAGCTAAATAGAGAAGATGATAATAAATATAATCAAAACGAGTTAGAGAAAGAGGAAAGGGAACACAAAGAAAAGTCTGAAACAAAAACTAATCCATTCGAAGGAAATGTTTCAACTGATATAATGGTTGTTGATGAAAAGGGTAATGTCATACCCGTTAAAGTAGGAGAGCATGTGACAGGATCTCGTGATGGAAAATGGATTCAAGTAAGAGATGAATTTGATAATCCTACAGGTATCAGAAAAGATGGTCCTCATAGTCCTCAAACTCATAAAGACCCAAGAGCTTTAGAGCCTCATGCTCATGTTACAGGAATTAATAATAATGATGGAACTCCATGGCTGCCGATAAATTATTAAATAGCAAGTTTGATTACGGAGATACGGTGATAATTAAACAAAATGCGCCCTTATGTTATAAGCCGGGCTGTATAGGAAGCATCTGCGGAATTAGGGTTATTAATAGTATTGAAATTGCAAAACGATTTAATCAAAATATTAATTCTGAATTATATCTCATAGAATTTGATAACGGACAAGCAATAGAAATTCCAAAATCATTTCTAATTCCTTATTCTTCCAGTTAAATACTAATTTAATTTTCATATAATTAATATTACCTCAGTGCTTTATGCAAGCAAGATGGCAGCCTTGCGCAGTGGATGTCTTATTCTGCTTTTGTCAAAAAACTTTAGAAGGCAATACAAAGCTAGCCAGTCGCTGGGGTTTTGGCAACCGACGCGAAATCGCTTGGCTTGTTTTATTTGCCCATCGCTTTTACAATCCGCGCCTCATGCGCTGGCAGACAGCCGATCCCATTGGCTTCGAAGATGGCTTGAACCTCTACCACTACGTCCCTGACAATCCATTCCGCTATCAAGATCCAGATGGACAGTTTGCAATTGTTTTTTCCTGCTTTACAATTTACTTTTGGGGAGCAGGTCAGTCCCAACTGTCTTGACTGTCTTCCCGCTTTGCTTCAATAGCTCTTCTGCTCCATCGCTACACTGGCTAACTGTTATAGCATGGGCGACTATTTCTTGAGTTTTAGGATCTACAGCCAGATGGATTTTAATCCATTTGCGAGGCCTTCCACTTCCATGAATCTTGACGTTCCATTCTCCTTCCCCGATGACTTTTAACCCGGAAGCATCTAAAAGAACAGTTTGTGGACAACGCAAGCTTAGCTTGGGAAGAGAATCCTTAAGTAGACAAGCTCTTTTGCAGATAAGAGAATAGGTTGGCAATTTGAGCTCTTTATATCAGTGCAAGGACGGATTTGGCAAATCCTTCCAGTATTCTATAAGGTAGTCTTTCTATAAGGTAGTCTATAGTGAATCTTCACCATCATAAGCAGGATTAACGAATGAGGAAATTCGATAGGCCTTCCTTTTCCTTTCTTTTGAGCTAATATACTTAAAGATTTAAACAATTTGGGATCGATGAAAAAAGTGAAGAGTTGTTTGTTATAGTAAGCCTAATTGCGTTCGGGTATCTGAAACTCCTTTGTTTTCTCTTGCCGGAGAGACAAGGAGTTTCTTTTTTTAGACATTTTTCTCAATTTTTCAACACAGCTAAAAAATGGACAAAAGATATTATAATTTATATTAGTTTCGATCTCTGCCGTCATAACTATCACTGTGCGGACACCTCTCTCCTCCGTAGCAACCATCACCAGGATCATTGCCATAAGGATGGCCATTTGGACAGTCTCCATAAAGGCCTGCCAAATAATGCATTCCATCGGCATCATAGTAGATTGCTTGAACTGCGACATAACTATTATCTTGCTGAATAAATAATCCCTCTTGCGTGGCAACTAATTGCTCCGGCGAGAAGTAAACTTTCTTTAATACTAAAGCCTGTTGATCGACAGGAATTAAATGACTTCCTGTTGAGAAATAATAGGTATCCACATTCTGGCCGGCAAAGCAGGAAACGGATAGAATAGAGCTTAATAAGAAACCTCTAATGAATTTCATAAAAATTCTCCTGAAAATTTTAGGGATGAGCCATTTATACAAACCTTGCCCTAATCTATCAAGAAAATTGTTGATAATTCACGGAAAACAACCGCTGAAATTTTTTTATTCGCTGAGCAATTTTAAATGGACAATCAATTCTTTGTTGCCAACCAAGCTATCGCTATTTTTATATCCCCATTCCGGATGAATATATAAAATATAGGCCTGCTCGGGATAAAGATAAGGCAGACTTTGATAAATCCCTCTTATTAAGCCTGATTCGCAGACGATTTCCTCTGAAGAAGGCTTTATCAGTTTTCCGTTTTTATCTCTAATCGCATACTTAATCATTTTGATTGAATTTTCTTCGGCGGGTTTTTCTCTCACCGCTCCTTTACAGTAAACGCGGCCAGGATGCAGGCACACATACGCAGGATCTTTGCTTAAATCAGCGAAAACATGATCAGCTTGTTGATAAGCCTCTTGGCGCTTTTGCTGATAAATTTTCCAATGGAGATGATTGAGCCGTTTAAAGCTTTCGCTTGACGGCATGTTAAAGTCAATTAGTTGTAAATCGACTGAATTAATTGCTTCGCATAAGTCAGCAATCGCAAAAAGCGAATGAGCATTTTTTAAATAATCATATAGGTTATAGCCCAAAACGTACAGATAGTTTAGTAAAGCCTCTTCTGTATCCGGCAAAGGCTTATCCGCTTCCTGTTTAAAGGAAAGAGTCTCTAGCGTTATCTCCTTTTGTTCGGACGTTTCTTCTTCTATTATTTCAATTAATTTTACGTAAGCCTGAAGACCTACATTGGGGTCTAGAAAGCCATTTTCTCCATAAGCCATTTCCGGATGAAGGTAGATCATTCTTTCTTCTCCGGTCTTCATGCCCTGCATGCCTTGAATAAAACTAGGAAGCAGCAGGGAAAAATCGATTTCTTCTTCCTCAGCTTGGCCAATCACCGGTTCTTTATTAAAAATACGGATAGCATAGTCAAGTTTTGCTTTTTTATACCGCTTGTCCAGGATTTTGCCTTTGCCTTCCGCTTTGACATGATAGCCAAGTTTGAAAGGGACTATCCAATTGATGGCATTATTACTGGCCAATTGATTCAGCCAGCTCTCGGTTTGCATCAAATTTCGCTTGGCTTCGGCTTTTCGAACAGATCTCAAGTAGCCGGTGAATGCTTTGCCAATTGTCTCTTTAGGTTTTTCTTCGCCTTTGCAAGCCTCTATTAAACCTTTGCAAAGCGACTTTCTACTTGCTTCATTTGCGCTGGGCAACCCTTTTAGTAATTGATAGGCAATCAACTGCGCATCTGTGAATGATTGTTGGGGTTCTTTTATTGACTTTTGCGCAGAAGATTGTGGGATAGCGTTCTTTAACAAGCGAGATAAGAGATTTTCTAAAAATTTATCCTCTTCAATCCAACTTTGAATAATCCTTTGATCTTTTGTATAGCTCTCTAATATTTGCCGGGTCTCTTGATCTTCTTTAAAGATGCCAAAAACGGGGAAGGCAGGCAAAATGGCGCGATGCATTTGCGGAGTTTTTTTCTCGTGAGAGAGCAAAGCCTTATACTCTTCTTGCAAAGTCTTATAGTACAAAGAGGGAATGGACTTAATAGACCGATCAAAGTTGGAATAATTTAAATCCATTTCCGGAGGATAAATAGACAACTGTTTTTTCCTTGGCAGATAAGGAGCTTCCTCTCTCATCAAAGCCATAGTCCGAAGTTCTTCTATGCGCTCATAAGGAATCGCGTTTTGAGAACCGAATCCCATAATAATGCCCATTAAGACATTGCTTTTAAAAATAGGCTTTTGGGGATCGGTTAAATATTTCAACAAAGATTGAAAATCTATATTAGGATCGACAATGAACTGGAAAAAGGCTTTGTTTGCTTCAAATACCTTCTCTAAAGAGCCAGGGTTGATCCACAACAGGTGAATCCAATTCGGATGAGTGGAAAAAGCCCTATCTTTGCAATGAATAAGAATATGCCCATTTGAAAATACGTCAAAATGCTGCCGCCAGAGCTGCCATCCTTCTGCAAGCTCAACCGATCGCTGGTGGTCGCGGCCTCCCCAACGCTGAACCAATAGAAAAGGCGAAGATCTAATCCCTTCTACACAAACAGGCTTTGATCCAAGCACTACATATCCGCCTTCTGAATTAATCAGCATGGTTTTAAAAAATACTTCTAATGCTTCCCTTTCATCAATGGATCGTTCATTTAGCACCTCTTGCCAAAGTAGGGTTTCCTCTGCAGATAAAGACAAAATAACCATTAAGGAGACAAGTAGGTAAGAGAAAAAAGCACGTTTCATGATGAATTAGATGATTCTTTAGAGGTGTTATGAGTCAAAATTATTTCTTTTATTTATAATTTTGAAAATTGTGAATTTATAAATTTTTTAGCAAATTAAGGCAATTTTAATTGATGACATGCCCTAGGATATGTCTATAAATTGCTAAGATCTAGTTCGAGTCCTTTCTCTTATTGTCCCCTAGGAAGAAAAATAACCTCAAATATCGATTGCGATGGGTTTTTATCTATCCTCTAAGCCATCTGCTATGAGGGCGGACAAAATGCGGCCTATCAATTCCGTGCATGAAAATACGAGTCAAATTTGGCTCTTTGGTCTTTGACCAGAAAATTCATAGGCATACTCGCAATAGTTGGCATATTCCTTGCAAAGTTTATAATGAACCTTGGAGGTTAATATGACTAAGAAGGATCTTCAAAACGAAATTGCTCGCTTAGAATCTTTAAATGACCATTTATTAACAGAATTAAGCTACATTGACCATCTAATGCGTTTAGTTGGCTTTAAAGATGGAATCGAAACCGTCAAGGCTACAGCTTTAGAGTTATGCGAAATGGAAAATGAAAACCCAGATCAGTAAACCAAGCAATCACTTTCTTAGAAGTGTATTAAAACCACCAATAACCTATTTTTCTCCTTAGCAGGACACGTGAGATAGAGGGACGATTGAGTGAATATGGCCCTCTATCTCCTGTTTCTTTTGGGGAAAAGAAGTCAAAACGTCGCTTATTCCTTCTCTTTTATTTCAAAAAATGCCAAATCACGGAATTCTAGACAGGTCTTCTTGTGCTAAGGATTTTGTCTATACACTCAGCTTATAAAGCTTTCTTACCTTTTAAAGTGCAGTTCCCTCATATCCAAGATCGCCTAACGTGTTCCTTAAGAGGGGAAAAATGCCTGGATTTATGACGATTGCACACTCCTTATATAGACAGATGACGCGTTGGAAAGAAAAAACAAATCATCAAACTTCCCAAAGATCATATACTTCTTTAATTTGCAAGAAGATCTGATATAAAACTGAGTCAATTGCTTGTCTAGGAACGCGCCTTAGACGCTCTTCAAGGACTTCGCAGCGGAGAGGAACGTGGCCCTAAAAGTCAAGTTAAGGACAGGGAAAGCGCATTCAAGAATTGGAGCGTATGCTTGATAAAACGCTAGAAAAAAAGAAGCAATCAGAATAATTAAAAATTTACAGATCTTTAAAATGGCTTAATCAATAAATTGTAAATTGCCTTTTATGAGTTTAATAAAGAAGGAATAGAATGTATATAAGTCAACGCGCTTGGATGATTCACCCTCAGCACATCTTTTCTCTGCCTCCCAGTATTCAAGTCTCTCGAGAACAATTGTGCACAATCGATCGCCAAACGTATGCTGTTGCTCAAACACGTTTGGCCTTTTTTAGCGAAACATGGCTAAAAGTTGGAATAAATATTTGTAAGGGGATAGGAATTATAGCTGCCGCAGTCACTGCGGTGACAGGGTATTTCGGCCTATTATTTATTCGTGCAGGCGCTATGCCTGTATTTTATAAAATGTTGCCTCCTTTCTTTCTTGGATCCCTAACTGTTGTCGTTTGCTTAATGGGAAAACAGGTAATTCGTTGGGAACAAAAAGAGCGCTTTAAAAGGGAGTGCTTAGAATTTGAACATCAATTGATCGAATGGAGAGATCCTTGTGTTGCCTTTAAGGATGCCTTAAAAAATTTTCAACACAATAAATCAGTCGAGAATTTACTTGTCTTAGAACAAAAAGGAGAAGTGCTGAAAGAAAAGCTTACCGAACTAGACAGCCGACTGGTCCATATGACCGAACGCTTAAAGGAGCATTATAACATGTTATTTGGTTCTACTCGGACATTTAATAATGGCGGCACATGGACAGATTATTGGACACATTGTTTTCGAAATGAGCTCGCCTTAAATTTATCTGAGGGTCGTTCAAGCACCGAAAAGATTCCGGAGGCGCTTGAAAGAATGCGTCAGCATGGATCCTTGCAGGATCTCGCTTTGCCTTCCACCGAGACTTTAAGCAAAAGGCAACAAGAAAATATCATTCATGCTAATTATATTTTAGAACGACTGTATAAGAAATTTCTTCCAAATTCGCCTAATCTCGCTTCGCCGGATGAATGGCTAGAGCGCGCTCGCGCAAGTTTGGCTGCTTTTCGTTCGACTCTTGACCACTAATAACTTGCGTTTGGAGTTTTTTTGCTCTTTCGACTGCGTCAAAGGTGCGGAGATGAACAAATGGCAAGAGCTTTCCCGTCAGTCCAAAGGGCAAAGAAAGTCAAATTGCCCGCGCTAAGGTGTTTTCCTAAATGGCTAATGGCCGGCTTCAAAGCGATTTTCTTTCCGGGAAATAATCTTGAATATAGACAGTGTTTAATAACTATTATTGATAAAATTTATTGTTAAAGCTTCTATTTTTTACTAAAATATAATATAATAATATTTGAATTATATTTTTTATATTATTTCAATAGCTTCGCGTCTTTAGAGCGTGTCTTCAAATTGCTAATAGCCTATATTTCAGGGGATTTCTCTCAAGGGAGGAAAAAAATTGAATCTATTATGGATTCGAAGACAGTCTTTTACAGATCATTATTTGATCTATAAAAAGCCTAAAAATGGGTTAGGCTTTTTATAGAATTTGAAAGCTTTACTTGCGTTCGTTGAGTTTGGCCAAAAGACGCAGGATCTCAATATATAGCCAAACGAGAGTCACCATCAAGGCAAAGGCACCATACCATTCCATATATTTTGGCACGCCGGCACGGGCGCCTTGTTCAATGAAATCAAAGTCGATAATAAAATTTAAGGCGGCGATGATGACGACAAAAACGCTAAAGAGAATGCTGAAAAGGCCGCTGCCATTGATAAAAGCGACATTGATCCCGAAAAATCCGAGAATAATGGCGACAAAATAAACAAGGGCAATGCCACCAGTGGCTGCAACGACGCCAAGCTTGAAATTTTCAGATGGTTGGATCCAGCCGGATTGATAGGCAACCAGCATAACCAGCAGAGTAGCAATCGATAAGCTGACCGCTTGCATGACAATTCCGGGATAGGCTTTTTCGAACATGCTGGAAATGCCCCCTAGAAAAAGTCCTTCTAATACAGCATAAAGGGGAGCAGTAAGGGGAGCCCAATTTTTCTTAAAGACCGTGGCCAACGAAGCGATAAACCCTCCGATCAAACCGACATACATCCAAGTTTGGATAGCGGCTGGATTTTGTCCGGCAGTGTAAAACATTCTCCATACCCATGCGGCAGGAAGCAGAACAAGGACAAGTAAAGCGAGTGTTTTATAAACTGTTCCTCGAATCGTCATAGCATTCGATTCGGAGACGAGTCCAAAACCAGAAAAAGGATTGGACAGAAGCGCTGGATTTGAGGATCTCATTAAAGGTCTCCTTTTCTAAGGTTAGATTAATTAATACTTTAATGCTTGAAAACCTTTTTGGCAAGTGTGATAAGAGAGTGCTAGGATAATGTGAGGGGCAGGAAAAGGATGAGGTCTTAAATCTTTTGAAAGAAAAGACTTATTATCTTATTATTTAACATTAAGTTTATTGTAAATTGATTCTTTGCACTTCGAAGGAGGAGGATGCTTATCCTGTTTGTTCGGAGGGACACGTCAAATAAAAGAGAAGTATATATATGTTCGGATTTCTCAGAAAAATTTTCGGCAGTGCGCATGATCGCTTGTTGAGCAAATACCGCAAGATTGTCAATGAAGTCAATCGATGGGATGAGCAATTTAAATCTTTGACCGATGATCAATTGCGAGCTAAAACTGCAGAGTTCCGTCAGCGTCTGCAAAAAGGTGAGACGCTTGATCAGCTTTTACCCGAAGCTTATGGCGTGGTAAAAAATGTTTGCCGTCGTTTGAGTGGCACCGAGATCCATGTATCGGGATACAACCAACGCTGGGATATGGTACCTTATGATGTGCAAATTCTTGGTGCAATTGCCATGCATTATGGGGCGATTGCAGAGATGCATACGGGGGAAGGAAAAACGCTGACGGCTGTTCTATCTCTTTACCTCAATGCCCTGTCTGGAAAACCTGTTCATCTGGTCACTGTCAACGATTACTTGGCCCAGCGCGACTGCGAATGGGTGGGGACAGTCATTCGCTGGCTGGGGTTGACAACTGGCGCGTTGACCAACAGCGTGCCTATAGAAGGACGCAAACATATTTATGCTTGCGATGTTGTCTATGGAACTGCATCGGAATTCGGCTTTGATTATTTGCGCGACAATTCGATGGCGATGTCGAAAGAAGACCAAGTGCAAAGAGGCTACTACTTTGCCATCATTGACGAAGTCGACTCGATTCTGATTGACGAAGCCAGAACGCCTTTGATTATTTCAGGTCCCGTCCCTGACAGCCGGCAGATGTATGATGAATTAAAAGAAGGCGTGGCCGAACTGGTGCGCCGCCAGCGCGATTTGTGCAATCGCTTGGCAAGCGATGCGCGTAAAGTCCTGGATCTTTTGCCCCCGCCAGACTCCGGAATTAAAAAGGACAAAAAGCAAGAAGAGGCTGAACAGGAAGCTTATCGCAAGCTTTGGCTGGTGGGAAAAGGAACGCCGCAGAATAAATTGCTCAAGCGCTTGAAAGAAAATCCCGATATTCGCGCTGCTATTGATAAATGGGATCTCTATTACCATGCCGAGCAGAATAAGAGCGAGCGTCTTCAGGCGGTTGCCGAATTGTACATGATTGTCGATGAGAAGGGCAATGAGTATGAATTGACGGATCGCGGGATTAGCGCTTGGCAAACGTATACAGGGGGAATCGGCAGTTCAGAAGATTTTATCATGATGGACATCAGCCACGAATATATTAAGGTGGATGAAGATCCGACTTTGGATGAAGACGCCAAGATGGCCCGCAAGTTGGAAATTCGCGAAGAAGATGCCAAGCGTAAAGAGCGCGCGCATAATTTGAGACAGCTGCTCCGTGCACACCTATTGATGGAAAAGGATGTCGATTACATTATTCATGACAATAAAATTGTCATCATCGATGAGAATACAGGCCGTCCTCAACCGGGCCGCCGCTTCTCTGATGGCCTGCATCAGGCGATTGAAGCCAAGGAAGGGGTAGAAATCCAGAAGGAAACGCAGACGTATGCGACAATTACGCTGCAAAACTTCTTCCGTATGTATGAGAAGCTGTCCGGCATGACGGGAACGGCGACGACTGAGGCAAATGAATTTAAAGAAATCTACAAGTTAGATGTTCTAG
This region includes:
- a CDS encoding transposase, which encodes MPKEPKKRAKGKPHTPWREVCNSLLWILINGARWCDLPKGDHWASKSASHRWLGIWQTNGTLEKILMAIREQAELQGLLNFERLAADGFFFSRQRRRSAN
- a CDS encoding transposase, producing MVIDGNGYPINFEVTSAKGDERQQVENLLDGIEEFTNQRYLLNGLIPIFEADKGYDAEELRDKLLKRKIFPFIPYRRIGAAKKAKKIVCNLAKFRWKVERAISWLQRKFRRLVVRWERRLCYWKGFLTFSLIFFWINKLKILSG
- a CDS encoding RHS repeat domain-containing protein, whose translation is MQARWQPCAVDVLFCFCQKTLEGNTKLASRWGFGNRREIAWLVLFAHRFYNPRLMRWQTADPIGFEDGLNLYHYVPDNPFRYQDPDGQFAIVFSCFTIYFWGAGQSQLS
- a CDS encoding transposase, giving the protein MPTYSLICKRACLLKDSLPKLSLRCPQTVLLDASGLKVIGEGEWNVKIHGSGRPRKWIKIHLAVDPKTQEIVAHAITVSQCSDGAEELLKQSGKTVKTVGTDLLPKSKL
- a CDS encoding FKBP-type peptidyl-prolyl cis-trans isomerase, whose product is MKRAFFSYLLVSLMVILSLSAEETLLWQEVLNERSIDEREALEVFFKTMLINSEGGYVVLGSKPVCVEGIRSSPFLLVQRWGGRDHQRSVELAEGWQLWRQHFDVFSNGHILIHCKDRAFSTHPNWIHLLWINPGSLEKVFEANKAFFQFIVDPNIDFQSLLKYLTDPQKPIFKSNVLMGIIMGFGSQNAIPYERIEELRTMALMREEAPYLPRKKQLSIYPPEMDLNYSNFDRSIKSIPSLYYKTLQEEYKALLSHEKKTPQMHRAILPAFPVFGIFKEDQETRQILESYTKDQRIIQSWIEEDKFLENLLSRLLKNAIPQSSAQKSIKEPQQSFTDAQLIAYQLLKGLPSANEASRKSLCKGLIEACKGEEKPKETIGKAFTGYLRSVRKAEAKRNLMQTESWLNQLASNNAINWIVPFKLGYHVKAEGKGKILDKRYKKAKLDYAIRIFNKEPVIGQAEEEEIDFSLLLPSFIQGMQGMKTGEERMIYLHPEMAYGENGFLDPNVGLQAYVKLIEIIEEETSEQKEITLETLSFKQEADKPLPDTEEALLNYLYVLGYNLYDYLKNAHSLFAIADLCEAINSVDLQLIDFNMPSSESFKRLNHLHWKIYQQKRQEAYQQADHVFADLSKDPAYVCLHPGRVYCKGAVREKPAEENSIKMIKYAIRDKNGKLIKPSSEEIVCESGLIRGIYQSLPYLYPEQAYILYIHPEWGYKNSDSLVGNKELIVHLKLLSE
- a CDS encoding Bax inhibitor-1/YccA family protein codes for the protein MRSSNPALLSNPFSGFGLVSESNAMTIRGTVYKTLALLVLVLLPAAWVWRMFYTAGQNPAAIQTWMYVGLIGGFIASLATVFKKNWAPLTAPLYAVLEGLFLGGISSMFEKAYPGIVMQAVSLSIATLLVMLVAYQSGWIQPSENFKLGVVAATGGIALVYFVAIILGFFGINVAFINGSGLFSILFSVFVVIIAALNFIIDFDFIEQGARAGVPKYMEWYGAFALMVTLVWLYIEILRLLAKLNERK